One Marasmius oreades isolate 03SP1 chromosome 2, whole genome shotgun sequence DNA segment encodes these proteins:
- a CDS encoding uncharacterized protein (MEROPS:MER0192051) → MSHNGVDRKDRAPSELSDSHRNVVDHESPHVTDDVAGPSKLTSQQPGRSHMIQVQPLKRSEMQPSYAQDLGTVEVTHGIYGSLLNALGSCVGIFGMVPCCPCPNPFRDVQQGSVGLVSRFGKFYKSVDPGLVQVNVCTESLRIVDVKIQISAIGRQTVITRDNVNVEIDSVIYFQICNPYRAAFGITDLRQALIERAQTTLRHVVGARAVQSVVTEREAIAFEIAEIVGDIADKWGVAIEGILIKDIIFSPEVSASLSSAAQQKRIGESKVIAARAEVDAARLMRQAADILASPAAMQIRQLEALQQMAKSGNSKVIFVPMQLQSDISHQLASGSGSGLNAIVRNESSDGQDGIGKVGLLNSVSEM, encoded by the exons ATGTCCCACAATGGTGTTGACCGCAAAGACCGTGCTCCCAGCGAGCTTTCCGACTCTCATAGGAACGTTGTCGACCATGAATCTCCTCATG TCACTGACGATGTTGCAGGACCCAGCAAACTCACGTCTCAACAGCCTGGGAGGTCTCATATGATTCAGGTTCAGCCGTTGAAGAGGAGTGAAATGCAG CCCTCTTACGCTCAAGATCTTGGTACAGTTGAG GTTACCCATGGTATCTATGGTTCGTTGCTCAACGCACTGGGGTCCTGTGTTGGAATCTTTGGAATGGTTCCCTGCTGCCCATGCCCTAATCCTTTCCGTGACGTCCAGCAAG GATCGGTCGGATTGGTCTCACGGTTCGGAAAGTTCTACAAGTCTGTCGACCCGGGTCTTGTGCAAGTCAATGTCTGTACTGAATCGCTGCGCATTGTGGATGTCAAGATCCAGATCAGTGCCATAGGAAGACAAACAGTCAT AACTCGTGACAACGTCAATGTCGAGAT TGACTCTGTTATTTACTTCCAGATTTGCAACCCCTACCGTGCGGCGTTCGGCATCACGGATCTACGGCAAGCCCTCATAGAACGAGCACAAACCACCCTTCGTCATGTTGTTGGTGCACGTGCGGTTCAATCTGTTGTCACTGAACGTGAAGCCATCGCATTCGAGATCGCAGAAATCGTTGGCGATATTGCAGACAAGTGGGGTGTTGCTATTGAGGGTATCTTGATTAAAGATATCATCTTCAGCCCTGAAGTTTCTGCCAGCTTGAGTTCGGCTGCCCAACAGAAGAGGATTGGAGAGAGTAAAGTCATTGCTGCGAGAGCGGAAGTCGATGCTGCTAGATTGATGAGGCAGGCAGCAGATATTCTTGCCAGCCCGGCAGCTATGCAGATCCGTCAATTGGAAGCTC TGCAACAAATGGCCAAGTCCGGCAACAGCAAAGTTATCTTTGTTCCCATGCAGCTACAAAGCGACATCTCACATCAATTGGCGAGTGGATCTGGGTCAGGACTGAACGCCATAGTTCGAAACGAGAGCAGCGATGGTCAGGATGGAATAGGAAAGGTGGGATTATTAAACAGTGTTTCCGAGATGTGA